One Campylobacter concisus DNA segment encodes these proteins:
- a CDS encoding YaaA family protein — protein sequence MALKILFSPSESKISLNTSDKFDGKNLIFPKLFSKRAEILNKYDEFLKSANLDEIKKLFGLKELEESKQLRESLSQKGSIKAILRYDGVAYKHLNYRGLSDGAQKYIDNNVLIFSNLFGPILAKDEIAEYKLKQGEKLAGFDISKFYEQNFSKAVDSFLENDEILDLRAKFYEKFYVIKKEFTTFCFLKNKKILSHHAKAYRGEVLRQIANAKVTNKDELMALNFENLKLVDMKKIGLKNELTFEICE from the coding sequence ATGGCGTTAAAAATCCTCTTCTCACCAAGCGAAAGCAAAATTTCTCTAAACACAAGTGATAAATTTGATGGAAAAAATTTGATATTTCCCAAGCTTTTTAGCAAAAGGGCTGAAATTTTAAATAAATATGATGAGTTTTTAAAAAGTGCAAATTTAGACGAGATAAAAAAACTTTTTGGACTAAAAGAGCTTGAAGAGAGCAAGCAGCTACGAGAAAGTCTATCTCAAAAAGGCAGCATAAAAGCTATCTTAAGATATGACGGCGTTGCCTACAAGCACCTAAACTACCGCGGGCTAAGCGATGGAGCTCAAAAATATATAGATAATAATGTTTTGATTTTTTCAAATTTATTTGGGCCAATTTTAGCAAAAGATGAGATAGCTGAGTACAAACTAAAGCAAGGCGAAAAGCTTGCCGGCTTTGATATTTCAAAATTTTATGAGCAAAATTTTAGCAAGGCAGTCGATAGCTTTTTAGAAAATGATGAAATTTTAGATCTTAGGGCTAAATTTTATGAGAAATTTTATGTGATAAAAAAAGAATTTACGACATTTTGTTTCTTGAAAAACAAAAAGATACTAAGCCATCATGCAAAAGCTTATAGAGGCGAGGTTTTGCGCCAGATCGCAAATGCTAAAGTGACAAACAAAGATGAACTAATGGCTCTAAATTTTGAAAATTTAAAACTTGTGGATATGAAAAAGATAGGGCTAAAAAACGAGCTTACATTTGAAATTTGTGAGTG